A window of Xenopus laevis strain J_2021 chromosome 1L, Xenopus_laevis_v10.1, whole genome shotgun sequence genomic DNA:
TCCCATTACCTACTGTGTTATCATATATACGTGTGTTGTTTGTTTTGTTGGTCCTTTGTAAAtgaatgtaataataagtgactTCATAACAGTTATTCTGTGGGTAGAAAGGAAGGTGAGAGGTAGAAAAGGACTTTTGACAGGTATATTGGGAGGATAGATTTTTGACAAATATTCAGCTACAGGAAGTAAAAAGTGAAGTTAATGTACAGAATTCAATGTTGACAAACTGAAGTTAATGTAAGCTGTAAGTCAGCAACAGATGGAGGGCAGATCTAATCTAATATGTAAACTAAAGTATGCTAACACAACCTTGTGTTTATGTCTAGTATGCACAAGTATGTGTTAACTGCCAGCATGAACTAAACTTTGCCATTAAAAGCTAAAAACGTAGCCGCAGCAGAAAATCTCTGGCAGCTCAATGCATGCAGTCATTCCCATACACCACTGGATACAATAGCAGCTCATGGGCCTGGTAGTGGTTTCCAGTAAGGGGGAAAGCAATgaggaaaaaacaaaatctgatGTAATAAATATAGAACCTTGTTTTATGATAACATTTTTCTATTTGCACTTATGTATTAAAATAAGTTGTTATAAGCTCATTTTGCCTTTTGTTGTCACAAGCATTCTAGGAATAAAAGTAGAAGTTCTTAAGATATATTTTCCGTGCAGTGCTTTATAAAACAATCTCATGTTTCTGCAGCCTCCTACCTCCCAGGATAATTATTTATAGTCCTTCTTATATTTGCTCATGAGCACCACACTGAATGGTAAGATATAGGTCACATGCTATTTAAAGCAGCGTGCTGATTTAGCATTTTGCAGAACTGGTTTCACAGGATAACCAGCTTGTGTATGTtgggtacatacagtatatgttttgaGCAAGTGACTATAAGAAAGtacattttgcctttaatttttttcctaatggGAGGTGCAGGAAAGCTGGAAATACCATTTCTCTAAGAATCTTGTTGATGGGTCCTGGAAGTGCTTAAGAAAGAACACCTTTTGAATAGGAGAATCAAATCTGAAAAGAGCACATGGATGGAACATGTAACGGGAAATATTTGTTGCAATACATACAAAGTTTTTCAGCCTTTTGCTCAAGGACAAAGATTGAGAGAGCTGTTGCAGCTTAGCTACAACAGAATCAAATTGATGTTCACTGCCCTGGGCAGATGTCAAGCAGAGCTATACAAAGTGCTGTGCTTACTATGGTGCTATTTACTGTACCCGATTGTGGTGATTTGGATTAATTGCAGGAAACTGTGAAGAAAGGCAATGTCCCACGATTAAGATGGATTGCTGCGAGTAATAGGTTTTACTTGCGACAATCTTAATGTTATACTATGTAAAGTCCTTTTTTCGGGTGCTTGGTTAAATGAGAcagcatatatattatttttacaacCCACATAGACAACAGCAAGGTTGTCACACAGCAAAGAGGGATTAAACTGATGCGTTCTTGTTTTTGTCTTAAAAGACTTaaaaaaactaaagcctaactaaagaagtaggctagaaatgctgtacattatgttttgggcttctgtactgaCCAaaaacaaccacagccctttagcagtaaaggtctATCTCTGAattagctctccatcttcttttttactgatttgctgcacatgctctgtgctgggGACAGTACgtataaaatataaatctcacaatataaagctgattaataATCAATATTTATTGGCAGCTTAGAAACCAGGGCAACTAACAGAATTtatatcagccctgtagcatcaatttatattacagtacaaccttattttctgcttgataatttgcgacgacccctaagcttagctgctcagagcccacagtattcaaagatggtgaccccctgtgacaagtttgatgttctcgatcattgctgctattgcgaagctgaaactttaggcttgtgcaataaattcagtacataaaatatagcatttttaaccatattcatttctagagtttagttctccttgagcAGCTCATGTTTGGTAGGCTTCCTGTCCCAACCTGTGTAAAATCAGCACATGTTTGGGGAATCCCAGGTTTAAATTTACAGCTAGTGCTGAACAGGATGACCAACTTGACATAGCTGTTGCTTTACCCCGTGTAAATAATCTACAGCTACAGAGCTGTAATATACCTATGAGCCCTTGTAATATACCGATAAACATGTTCTCACCTAATGAAGTTGGGTGACCAAATGCAACACAAATGGCCTCGCAAGCCTCCTCCACATTGTAGCTCACTGCAGATGCAAGGGCAGGACCCACAGAGAACACTTCTTACCTCTTGagtttgtatatgtaaatatttggcaaaaatgacaggaaaataatttatatcagtgtatttttgttttatttctacatCCTTCTTTGGCAGTTTTCCCTTCCACCTGTTTTTTGGCATTAGCAGAATATTTAGACATACAATTTTACAAGAGTagaaacaaacagaaaacaaaacagccttctatatatatatatatatatatatatatatgtatatgtatcgAGAGAGATAAGGGGGAGAACATTTGCTCAGCCATATTAAGAGAAATTTCTGCACAGAATAACTGGCTATTCATTAGTTTAAAAAGCACATATTCTTAGACAAGGCTCAATCATATAACAGTGTGTTACATGGCTAGTAGTGTGTTTTCATGTGTGCAAATGTAGAAGCTTGTCATTGTAGGTGTCTGTCCGGCAGTCTCATACCCCTCTTGAAATGCTCAGCAGAAATATGGGTTTGGGCAAGTAAGTCAATAAGAAGGGTTTGCTGTGGGCAGCACAGACCGGTAGAAGTGGCATGAACACAATAGAGACTGTCATGCGATGACTGACACAGACTttgaactaaaacaaaaaaagttgtgtaatTAATTGTTTTATGAACATTAGCTACACTAATGAATATCCAATTATTCCTACATAATCCCTAAATATGGATATACTtcttaaacacattttttgggggtccgGCAATGAACTCCTGGCACTTTATAAGGTATCAAAGACATCAAAGCTtgtttagttaatttttttttcacacaaagttGAAACTAAAGATATAAagcttcttaaaaaaaatagttaacatATATAAAAGAGATTAACAGATTAGTGTATACACATAAAGTAATGCGTTTTAAGTACCATTATAGCTACAGCCATTTTAATCTTTTAAAGGGGCCTTAAAAACTCACCAATATTGTTCAAACCTCTGCAGAAATTGTGTCTAAAGGGTATGTCTTCATTTTAGCTCACTCTCCTTTTCTGACTGAAAtcagacaataataataataataatatgacagCACATACTCACAAATGATTTTAAGAATTATGGGCCATAAGCAATAATCAATGACCTGCAGAATGGTCATGTGAACTGTAGCAGAACATTTTTGTTAGGTGTTGATGCAAGGCCAGACAGACCTCTACCTTGGCCGTTAGAAAAAAGCTGACCCTGCACTCACCCCTGTAATGCACCATCTACTGCACAACAAGAACTGTTTCAATTCAACTTATATGGTTGATTTGCTCCCAAAGATTTAGTACTACACAATTATAAAAAAGGCTTCATATAAAGGAATTTGagagcctattttttttttctttgaaaaagaagacaacattttttttttttgaccacactgAAAAAATGCAGGGTAATTAAGAACAGTGACTTACCTTGCACTAACAGGTATCAAAAAAGGTGTTAAGGAAACAATTTGGTTAGAGCTAGTAAAGGTAAAATATTTCAGAATAAACGATTTCAGAGTAAAGATAAAATCTATAAGTATTATTTCAGTGTTTCAAACCTTTAAAAGACCTGTACATCAgggcaaattaaaaaatggattGGGAAAGATTACAAGACAATCATGCCCCTGATAAACAGCTTCGCTTAGTCCTTCCAACACCAGAAGATTTCAAATTGACTTCTCTGACACTGTACTTAACAGAGTTCAGTGAacataaaatgtgtttaatatcCACATTTCTGCAACTCTCCATATAGTGAAATTCCTGTAAGCTGCATTTAAAAGAACAAAGCAGCTGTCTTCTGGGAAATTAGTGTTCACTGAAGAGGTAGACAAGGTGTGGACTAAGCTGTACTCTCTCAGAGGCGGACAAATGCTTACAGATGCATACAGAGTTCTTGTGGTGATCTGAAACTCTTGGTGCTTAAAGCATATTTTAGAACACCTTTAGAATATCTAGAATATCCTACAGTACTCAGAAAAGGGTTACAATGTATTTATACAGGTAAGGAGAAAATGGAGGCGGCATTCTGCCAGTACCAGTTTTTTAGCCCTGATGTAACCCAAACACATTATCAGCAGAGAGACAATTCATGGGTCTGTAGACAAGTTGTCTCCTCATGAAATTTGGAAGTGCCCTTGTGACTTGCAAAAGAGGTTGAGCCTGAACTCCAGAAAGAGGCAAAGGCCTGCCACTAAAAAGTGTCCAAGGTGAGACCCAAGTCAATATTATTGCACTTAAGCATCTAGTGATGCTATTGACCAGATGAGTATGGCCAATTAAAACTGCTACCAGAGAGAAGCATGTCCCTAATAAGTGTTTCTATAGGGGTCTTGCCAACAAGCCTCATGAAGAAGAGCTGAGATATGAGTGATGCAGGAACAGCTCGGAGTGCAGGCAGCCGTAAGAGGAGACGCCCAAAGCGCTGTGGCTGAGAGGGATACTGGGCTCGCACATACTCTGTGAGGGCTACCTGGGCTTTCTCTTGTAAGCTTTCCACGTGAGCTGGATCTGTAAGGCCACAGGCAtctaaaattatgaaaaaatacatttattttagatatatagatttaaaaatatgatggataAAAATTTAGAGAGTTATTATGGGATCAAATCCTACTCTCACCTGAAGTGAAGAGTGCAATGGCTTTTAAGCAAGCATATTCAGCTGAGTCCACCTGCAGGCGGTTAAGCTTCTCAACCTGGTCCTGGAAGAGACGAATCTGATCCATAAATGAGACGACTCGGTCAGCAGACATTGGAGAAGAATGGAatccagcagcagccaaaagaGGAGCCATGTGAAGTGGAAGGGCAGACTGTGCAGCACTTAGTACGAACAGTTCACTCCAGCTCAGTCGAAGCAAGGAGACCTGATCAGCCACTGCTAGTTCTGGGAAGTAGGGGATGCTCCTTGACCACTCAACAGTGCTGAAGAGAAGCCTTGCTGCTAGTTCACAGATATTATCAATGCCCATCACACTACCCTGTTGGGTGTACTGGGACCCATAGCGGGAAGCAGGATATGGCTCAGCTCGCAGGAGCTGGGAGATTAGTTCAGAGACTGGCTGTCCATTGAAGTACTCGCCTGCTCCTGGAGCAGAAGTGGGACTGGCACTGGAATGTGCAGGTGGGATGCGACCTCGCTGGACAGCTGCGGAAAAAGGGATCTTAGTATTAGAATTTAGCACTGCTTTTTGTCAGAGAGCCTGTAGAAACCACATAAAACACTATGCAGCACAATTGATACAATGACATAAAGGCATGCAGAAAAGATGGGGGATTAAATAATCAGTTTTCAAATAATAACTATAGTTTaacttgtattcttttttttctgttgccattTTAACAGCTACCAGGTTGATAGGTATACTGATCCTTGCAACCAGGATGTGGTTTTATAAGACAGATTACAAGATAAGTTTAAgaaaatacacatatattaataatacaaatCTAGCATCTCAATCAGTCTGCTTATGGGTTGACAGGGAAAAGCTGAAGTTTTTTTATTGAGATATTTTTGGTGTCTACACTGGCAACTACTGTGATCAAACTGACTAGGAGGCAAAATATTCAAGTAAGCACAGCTCTTTGCATGTTCCTTTTATTTATGAAGcagagaaggcaaataagtccCCAGTAGTATTTTGTTTTGTGATAGAGGACAACACTGCCTGTGCTTGaatatacccccccccaaacctTAAAGGCTGCTGCCATGTCCTGCATACATGTGGGTTAAGCATTACCCTTTAGAGTAATGGCATACAGTATGTTTTGCCACCCTCGCTAAATATCCTCTAGtgacaaaaacataaaacaatacctttgtaAAGAGGTCATTGTGAATCGCGGGACTAAAACATTTTAACTCTGCAAAACTCAGAAGCCATTTTTTAACTATataatgcaaatgttttagcactgGTGATTCACACTGATTTCtatttagggtgaagacacacatacctactagtagcagctacttgtcacggctgcAAAATAGtacacaatagtgataattggctttgctaacaCACTACGTTAAGcaaaggcaattctcagtattgtcaatggcagggtattttgtggCATTCTGCAGCTGCTACTAGTATCTCTTTGCGTATGTCTTCACCCTAAAAATTGGCCCATATCTGCTCAACTAGATCCACCACAGTTTAGCAAATTCTACTATTTTCAGGGACAAGTCAGAGAAAAACTATTTTCCACAGTCATGAAGTCCATCTGCTTCAATTTACCCTTATGTTGCAACATAGTAAAAtttaaagacaaataaataaagaataa
This region includes:
- the nr2f6.L gene encoding nuclear receptor subfamily 2 group F member 6 L homeolog yields the protein MAMVSGGWGDPNGDTNGVGKGYPRNSEEEEASPQGGMSDPEQGDEERPGIQVDCVVCGDKSSGKHYGVFTCEGCKSFFKRSVRRNLSYTCRSNRDCQIDQHHRNQCQYCRLKKCFRVGMRKEAVQRGRIPPAHSSASPTSAPGAGEYFNGQPVSELISQLLRAEPYPASRYGSQYTQQGSVMGIDNICELAARLLFSTVEWSRSIPYFPELAVADQVSLLRLSWSELFVLSAAQSALPLHMAPLLAAAGFHSSPMSADRVVSFMDQIRLFQDQVEKLNRLQVDSAEYACLKAIALFTSDACGLTDPAHVESLQEKAQVALTEYVRAQYPSQPQRFGRLLLRLPALRAVPASLISQLFFMRLVGKTPIETLIRDMLLSGSSFNWPYSSGQ